In Methylobacterium aquaticum, the following are encoded in one genomic region:
- a CDS encoding 2,3-bisphosphoglycerate-dependent phosphoglycerate mutase, producing the protein MERLLVLARHGQSEWNLKNLFTGWKDPGLTELGVEEARAAGRRLKAKGVQFDVAFTSDLGRAQRTCALILEELGQSGLPTHADAALNERDYGDLSGLNKDDARAKWGEEQVHVWRRSYDVPPPGGESLKDTVARVLPYTMREILPRVMRGERVLVAAHGNSLRALVMVLDGLTTETIPGLELHTGVPLVYHLKDDTTVASKEVLDRD; encoded by the coding sequence ATGGAGCGCCTTCTCGTCCTCGCGCGCCACGGCCAGAGCGAGTGGAACCTGAAGAACCTGTTCACCGGCTGGAAGGACCCGGGGCTCACCGAGCTCGGCGTCGAAGAGGCGCGGGCGGCCGGGCGGCGGCTGAAGGCGAAGGGCGTGCAGTTCGACGTCGCCTTCACCTCGGATCTCGGCCGGGCCCAGCGCACCTGCGCGCTGATTCTGGAGGAGCTCGGCCAGTCCGGCCTGCCGACCCATGCCGACGCCGCCCTCAACGAGCGCGATTACGGCGACCTGTCGGGCCTCAACAAGGACGATGCCCGCGCCAAGTGGGGCGAGGAGCAGGTCCATGTCTGGCGCCGCTCCTACGACGTGCCCCCGCCCGGCGGCGAGAGCCTGAAGGACACCGTGGCCCGGGTCCTGCCCTACACGATGCGGGAGATCCTGCCCCGGGTGATGCGCGGCGAGCGCGTGCTGGTCGCCGCCCACGGCAACTCGCTGCGCGCCCTGGTGATGGTGCTCGACGGCCTCACCACCGAGACCATTCCCGGCCTCGAACTCCATACCGGCGTGCCGCTGGTCTACCACCTGAAGGACGACACCACCGTCGCCTCGAAGGAAGTTCTCGACCGCGATTGA
- the dapB gene encoding 4-hydroxy-tetrahydrodipicolinate reductase → MRLVVVGASGRMGRMLIQAVAEAEGCTLSAAIEREGSPALGQDAGALAGLAPLGVPVTDDPLPAFAEADGVLDFTAPAATVFYAELAAQARIVHVVGTTGLSPDDFAKLKAASYHARIVQSGNMSLGVNLLAGLVRKVAATLGDEYDIEILEMHHRHKVDAPSGTALLLGEAAAEGRGVALAERKVAVRDGHTGPREPGSIGFATLRGGSVVGEHSVIFAGAGERIELTHLASDRGLFAAGAVKAALWAQSREPGFYGMNDVLGL, encoded by the coding sequence ATGCGTCTCGTCGTCGTCGGCGCCTCCGGGCGCATGGGGCGGATGCTGATCCAGGCCGTGGCCGAGGCCGAGGGCTGCACGCTCTCGGCGGCGATCGAGCGCGAGGGGTCGCCGGCGCTCGGCCAGGATGCCGGCGCGCTCGCCGGGCTGGCCCCGCTCGGGGTTCCGGTCACCGACGATCCGCTGCCGGCCTTCGCCGAGGCCGACGGCGTCCTCGACTTCACGGCGCCGGCCGCGACCGTGTTCTACGCGGAACTCGCCGCCCAGGCCCGCATCGTCCACGTGGTCGGCACCACCGGCCTGTCGCCGGACGACTTTGCGAAGCTGAAGGCGGCGTCGTACCACGCCCGCATCGTGCAGTCGGGCAATATGTCGCTCGGCGTCAACCTGCTCGCCGGGCTGGTGCGCAAGGTCGCGGCGACGCTGGGCGACGAGTACGACATCGAGATCCTGGAGATGCACCACCGTCACAAGGTGGACGCGCCCTCCGGCACGGCGCTGCTCCTCGGCGAGGCGGCGGCGGAAGGCCGGGGCGTGGCCTTGGCCGAGCGCAAGGTCGCGGTGCGCGACGGCCATACCGGCCCGCGCGAGCCCGGCTCGATCGGCTTTGCGACGCTGCGCGGCGGCAGCGTGGTCGGCGAGCACAGCGTGATCTTCGCCGGCGCCGGCGAGCGCATCGAGCTTACCCATCTGGCGAGCGACCGCGGCCTGTTCGCCGCCGGCGCCGTCAAGGCCGCCCTCTGGGCGCAATCCCGCGAGCCCGGCTTCTACGGCATGAACGACGTGCTGGGCCTCTGA
- a CDS encoding alpha/beta fold hydrolase, which translates to MAFRFVPGRTTRRAASGAVRLLRATAKANAAAARRTGTLMQRGAEALKTAEPAHKPPGRFIEVDGVRVHAIVRGKGRPVVLIHGNGTMAEDFVICGLVEQLAKHYRVVAIDRPGFGHTERPRHWVWTAAAQARLIGHVLAALNVERPVVVGHSWGTLVALSLAIHEGLDLRGLVLLSGYYYPGRRADVALIAPLALPGLGDAARALTPGAVGQMLAPQVFRHVFKPQAVPARFTARFPVALSLSATQGRASAEDTAGMNAAAALLQPRYAGLRLPVAILSGDADAVVEPGEQSCRLHAEVAGSTLTLLPGQGHMIHYSAKARILRAVEAQMALTGRRLSWQSR; encoded by the coding sequence ATGGCCTTTCGGTTCGTTCCCGGACGCACGACCCGCCGCGCCGCCAGTGGCGCCGTGCGGCTCCTGCGCGCCACCGCCAAGGCGAATGCCGCCGCCGCGCGCCGCACCGGCACCCTGATGCAGCGCGGCGCCGAGGCGCTGAAGACGGCGGAGCCGGCGCACAAGCCGCCGGGCCGCTTCATCGAGGTCGACGGGGTGCGGGTGCATGCCATCGTCCGCGGCAAGGGACGGCCGGTGGTGCTGATCCACGGCAACGGCACGATGGCCGAAGACTTCGTCATCTGCGGCCTGGTGGAGCAACTGGCCAAGCATTACCGGGTCGTCGCGATCGACCGGCCGGGCTTCGGCCATACCGAGCGGCCGCGGCACTGGGTCTGGACCGCCGCCGCGCAGGCGCGGCTGATCGGGCACGTGCTGGCCGCGCTGAACGTCGAGCGGCCGGTGGTGGTCGGCCATTCCTGGGGCACCCTGGTGGCGCTCTCCCTCGCCATCCACGAAGGCCTCGACCTGCGCGGGCTGGTGCTGCTCTCCGGCTATTACTATCCGGGCCGGCGGGCCGACGTGGCGCTGATCGCACCGCTCGCCCTGCCCGGCCTCGGCGACGCGGCCCGCGCCCTGACGCCGGGGGCGGTCGGGCAGATGCTGGCGCCGCAGGTCTTCCGCCACGTGTTCAAGCCGCAAGCCGTGCCGGCCCGGTTCACCGCGCGCTTCCCCGTCGCGCTCTCGCTCTCGGCCACGCAAGGACGCGCGAGCGCCGAGGACACCGCCGGCATGAACGCCGCCGCCGCCCTGCTCCAGCCGCGCTATGCGGGATTGCGGCTGCCGGTGGCGATCCTGTCGGGGGATGCCGACGCGGTCGTGGAGCCGGGCGAGCAATCCTGCCGCCTCCACGCCGAGGTGGCGGGCAGCACCCTGACCCTGCTGCCGGGCCAGGGCCACATGATCCACTATTCGGCCAAGGCCCGGATCCTGCGGGCGGTCGAGGCGCAGATGGCGCTCACGGGACGGCGCCTGTCCTGGCAGTCGCGATGA